In Penicillium oxalicum strain HP7-1 chromosome VII, whole genome shotgun sequence, one DNA window encodes the following:
- a CDS encoding putative eukaryotic translation initiation factor 2 subunit beta — protein MADTEVEQKQRKSVAFSEGSVIMDTNGEVTDTPAAEKSADKEVDEMTDMFKGLSKKKKTKKSSKESGDAEEPAAADGEFDASALKKKKKKSKKDAGDFEAKLAEAGIEGEEDKAPGEEPLPEGDAEAGTGIWAHDATQVIPYPLLVSRFFTLVQSHHPDLLASGTKAYKIPPPQCLREGNRRTVFANIAEICARMKRSEEHVTQFLFAELGTSGSVDGSKRLVIKGRFQGKQLESVLRKYIVEYVTCKTCRSPNTELNKGENRLYFITCNSCGSRRSVAAIKTGFRSQVGRRKRVG, from the exons ATGGCGGACACT GAAGTTGAACAAAAGCAGCGCAAGTCGGTCGCCTTCAGCGAAGGCTCCGTGATCATGGACACCAACGGCGAGGTTACAGATACCCCGGCCGCCGAGAAGTCTGCCG ACAAGGAGGTTGATGAGATGACCGACATGTTCAAGGGTctctccaagaagaagaagaccaagaagtcCAGCAAGGAATCTGGCGACGCTGAGGAGcccgccgccgccgacgGCGAATTCGACGCCTCTGccctcaagaagaagaagaagaagtccaagaaggACGCCGGTGACTTTGAGGCCAAGCTCGCTGAGGCCGGTATtgagggtgaagaagacaaggCTCCAGGCGAGGAGCCTCTCCCCGAGGGTGACGCTGAGGCCGGAACTGGTATCTGGGCCCACGATGCGACCCAGGTCATTCCCTACCCTCTCCTTGTCTCCCGTTTCTTCACCCTTGTCCAGAGCCACCACCCCGATCTGCTCGCCAGCGGCACCAAGGCCTACaagattcctcctccccagTGTCTCCGTGAAGGCAACCGTCGTACCGTTTTCGCCAACATCGCCGAGATCTGTGCTCGTATGAAGCGTTCCGAAGAGCATGTCACGCAATTCCTCTTCGCTGAGTTGGGTACAAGCGGTAGTGTGGACGGAAGCAAGCGTTTGGTCATCAAGGGTCGATTCCAGGGCAAGCAACTGGAGTCTGTGCTCCGAAAA TACATTGTCGAGTACGTCACTTGCAAGACCTGCCGCAGCCCCAACACCGAACTCAACAAGGGTGAAAACCGTCTCTACTTCATTACTTGCAACTCTTGCGGATCTCGTCGCTCGGTCGCTGCTATCAAGACCGGTTTCCGATCCCAGGTCGGCCGCAGAAAGCGTGTCGGTTAA